A stretch of Rutidosis leptorrhynchoides isolate AG116_Rl617_1_P2 unplaced genomic scaffold, CSIRO_AGI_Rlap_v1 contig334, whole genome shotgun sequence DNA encodes these proteins:
- the LOC139882985 gene encoding LOW QUALITY PROTEIN: indole-3-acetic acid-amido synthetase GH3.5-like (The sequence of the model RefSeq protein was modified relative to this genomic sequence to represent the inferred CDS: inserted 2 bases in 2 codons), with amino-acid sequence MPEAPPKLKTPLKSSNYNLEEKNKKTLQFIEDVTNNPDQVQKRVLSEILSRSANVEYLKRYQLNGQTDRETFKKILPVITYEDIQTDINRIANGDKSPILCSKPISEFLTSSGTSGGERKLMPTIEEELERRSLLYSLLMPVMSQYVPGLEKGKGMYFLFIKSEAKTPGGLVARPVLTSYYKSSHFKERPFDPYTNYTSPNETILCSDSYQSMYSQLLCGLYQNKEVLRVGAVFASGFIRAIRFLEKHWKDLANDIRIGTINPQITDPLVRESVMRILKPDPXLADFIEAECGKDSWQGIITRLWPNTKYVDVIVTGTMSQYIPTLDYYSNGLPLVCTMYASSECYFGVNLNPMCKPSEVSYTLIPNMAYFEFLPINRSNNGISMPKSLNEKEHLELVDLVDVKLGQEYELVVTTYAGLCRYRVGDILRVAGFKNKAPQFNFICRKNVVLSIDSDKTDEVELQNAVKNAVNHLMPFDATVSEYTSYADLSTIPGHYVLLWXLSINGSTPIPPSVFEDCCLTIEESLNSVYRQGRVSDKSIGPLEIKIVEPGTFDKLMDYAISLGASINQYKTPRCVKFAPIVELLNSRVMSTYFSPKCPKWIPGHKQWSN; translated from the exons ATGCCTGAAGCACCACCAAAACTCAAAACACCATTGAAATCTTCAAATTACAACCTTGAAGAAAAGAATAAGAAAacccttcaattcattgaagatgtCACCAACAACCCTGATCAAGTTCAGAAGAGGGTCCTCTCTGAAATCCTCTCTCGAAGTGCAAATGTTGAGTATCTCAAAAGATACCAACTTAACGGTCAAACTGACCGTGAAACCTTTAAAAAGATCTTGCCTGTCATCACTTACGAAGATATCCAAACCGATATCAATCGTATCGCTAATGGTGACAAATCCCCAATCCTTTGCTCAAAACCCATTTCAGAATTCCTCACAAG TTCTGGAACTTCTGGTGGAGAGAGAAAATTGATGCCAACAATTGAGGAAGAGCTAGAGAGAAGGTCTTTGCTTTATAGCTTATTGATGCCTGTGATGAGCCAATACGTTCCTGGCCTTGAAAAAGGCAAAGGAATGTATTTTCTGTTCATCAAATCGGAAGCTAAAACTCCCGGTGGCTTAGTAGCTCGTCCTGTCTTAACTAGCTATTACAAGTCCTCGCATTTCAAAGAAAGACCATTTGATCCTTACACAAATTACACAAGTCCAAATGAAACCATTCTCTGCTCTGATTCTTACCAGAGCATGTACTCACAACTACTCTGTGGTCTTTACCAAAACAAAGAGGTTTTAAGGGTTGGTGCTGTTTTTGCCTCTGGTTTCATTAGAGCCATTAGGTTTCTAGAAAAACATTGGAAAGATCTGGCCAATGATATTAGGATTGGAACCATTAATCCACAAATCACCGACCCATTGGTCCGAGAATCCGTGATGAGGATCCTGAAACCCGACC AACTTGCTGATTTTATTGAGGCAGAGTGTGGAAAGGATTCTTGGCAAGGAATCATTACTAGGCTTTGGCCTAATACAAAGTATGTGGATGTTATTGTGACTGGGACTATGTCACAATATATTCCTACACTTGACTATTACAGTAATGGTTTGCCACTTGTTTGCACAATGTATGCTTCCTCTGAGTGCTATTTTGGGGTTAACCTTAATCCGATGTGCAAACCGAGTGAGGTTTCTTACACTCTTATACCAAACATGGCCTATTTTGAGTTCTTGCCCATAAATAGATCTAACAATGGAATCTCAATGCCGAAATCGCTCAACGAGAAGGAGCACCTAGAGCTTGTTGATCTTGTTGATGTCAAACTTGGTCAAGAATATGAGCTTGTGGTCACCACTTATGCAG GACTATGCCGCTACAGAGTTGGAGATATATTGAGAGTGGCAGGATTCAAGAACAAGGCGCCGCAATTCAATTTCATTTGCAGGAAGAATGTGGTTCTCAGCATTGATTCCGACAAGACCGATGAAGTTGAGCTACAAAATGCTGTCAAAAATGCTGTTAACCATTTAATGCCATTCGACGCAACTGTGTCCGAATACACAAGCTATGCCGATTTATCGACAATTCCAGGTCACTATGTCCTGTTAT GATTAAGCATCAATGGCTCAACTCCAATTCCTCCATCAGTGTTTGAAGACTGTTGCTTGACGATCGAGGAGTCACTCAACAGCGTTTATAGACAAGGACGTGTTTCGGATAAGTCGATTGGACCGTTGGAGATCAAGATTGTGGAGCCAGGAACATTTGACAAGTTAATGGACTATGCTATAAGCTTAGGTGCTTCAATTAATCAGTACAAGACACCAAGATGTGTGAAATTTGCGCCAATTGTGGAGCTATTGAACTCAAGGGTTATGTCAACTTATTTCAGTCCTAAGTGTCCTAAATGGATTCCAGGCCACAAGCAATGGAGCAACTAG
- the LOC139882982 gene encoding uncharacterized protein → MDSVGRSGGLALLWNEDEVRVEILSSSNWHIDAIVDGKWHWTGLYGHPDARMRHGTWELLRSLRTTSSLPWVVGGDFNELLNDCEKWGGNSRRRIQMDRFRECLKLCDLREIRCNNKTLSLAGFGPYAHLLCWEEEFIRPRVVKSFKFENFWADQDGCMDCRAHAGKASDVIREAEARLNLLLDTEESRWKQRAKIDWHAHRDRNTSYFHAYANQRRRNNLVRRLAGQNGQWITNAEEIAVAIEEHFHDVYVSARPNEEVINRVTSLISGRVTDGMN, encoded by the exons ATGGATAGTGTAGGTAGGAGTGGAGGCCTAGCGCTTCTGTGGAATGAAGACGAAGTAAGGGTGGAGATCTTATCTTCGTCAAACTGGCATATTGACGCGATCGTTGATGGGAAGTGGCACTGGACTGGGTTATATGGACATCCGGATGCGAGGATGCGACATGGGACCTGGGAGTTACTAAGGTCCTTGCGGACGACATCTAGTCTCCCGTGGGTAGTGGGGGGAGATTTTAACGAGCTGTTGAATGACTGTGAAAAGTGGGGAGGCAATTCGCGCCGCCGTATACAGATGGACAGGTTTAGGGAATGCTTGAAACTCTGTGATTTGCGTGAGATCCG ATGCAATAATAAAACACTTAGTCTAGCCGGTTTCGGGCCATATGCCCATTTGTTGTGTTGGGAGGAGGAATTTATAAGACCGAGGGTTGTAAAGAGTTTCAAGTTTGAGAATTTCTGGGCGGATCAAGATGGATGTATGGAT TGCCGTGCCCATGCTG GAAAGGCCAGCGATGTAATTAGAGAAGCAGAAGCAAGGCTTAATTTGTTATTGGATACTGAGGAATCGAGATGGAAACAGAGGGCAAAGATCGATTGGCATGCACATAGGGATAGAAATACCTCTTACTTCCATGCATATGCGAATCAAAGGAGGCGAAATAACCTGGTAAGGAGGCTAGCAGGGCAGAATGGCCAATGGATCACTAATGCTGAGGAGATTGCGGTGGCCATTGAGGAGCATTTCCACGATGTATATGTCTCGGCCAGGCCGAATGAGGAAGTTATTAACAGAGTTACTTCGTTGATTAGTGGGAGAGTCACTGATGGAATGAATTAG